In Deinococcus puniceus, one genomic interval encodes:
- a CDS encoding 3-isopropylmalate dehydratase large subunit produces the protein MGMTISEKILAAHSGHAHVVPGQLTECTTDWVLCHEITTPAALRMLEERGMDKVFDPSKIVAIPDHSVPAMNIKAAKMYQKLKSWVKEKGIEHFYDVGRGGIAHVVLENTGLVKPGQTLVSGDSHTCNAGALGMFATGVGSTDLAGAIYAGRVWFKIPETMLIRVTGEIQPGVTPKDIVLEVIKRIGADGANYMVMEWVGDTIDRLDMEGRFTLTNMAIEAGGKTGIVAVDDTTRAYLSARGIEAGTYTEYTSDPDANYKVVIDIDASKVEPTVAYPHIPSNGRVAGSDKIAVTHAYVGSCTNGRIGDLRDVARILKGRKVAEGVQMIVVPATQAIWKQAAQEGLMEIFVDAGASVSYPSCGACLGMHSGVLGPDDVCISSTNRNFVGRMGDPTAQIYLASPATVAASAVAGFIADPRAYNADGSNAAD, from the coding sequence ATGGGAATGACGATTTCGGAAAAGATTCTGGCGGCTCACAGTGGACACGCGCACGTCGTACCGGGTCAACTGACCGAATGCACCACCGACTGGGTGCTGTGCCACGAGATCACCACGCCCGCCGCCCTGCGAATGCTGGAAGAACGCGGCATGGACAAAGTGTTCGACCCCAGCAAGATAGTCGCCATTCCTGACCACAGCGTGCCCGCCATGAATATCAAGGCCGCCAAGATGTACCAAAAGCTGAAGTCTTGGGTCAAAGAAAAGGGCATTGAGCATTTTTATGATGTGGGGCGCGGCGGTATTGCCCATGTGGTACTGGAAAATACTGGGCTGGTCAAGCCGGGGCAAACGCTGGTCAGCGGCGATTCTCATACCTGCAACGCGGGCGCACTGGGCATGTTTGCTACGGGTGTGGGCAGCACCGATTTGGCTGGGGCCATCTACGCGGGCCGCGTGTGGTTCAAGATTCCCGAAACCATGCTGATCCGCGTGACCGGAGAAATTCAACCCGGCGTGACCCCCAAAGACATCGTGCTGGAAGTCATCAAGCGCATCGGGGCCGACGGCGCGAACTATATGGTGATGGAATGGGTGGGCGACACGATTGACCGTCTTGATATGGAAGGCCGTTTTACGCTGACCAATATGGCGATTGAGGCAGGCGGCAAAACCGGGATCGTGGCCGTGGACGACACCACGCGCGCCTATCTGTCGGCACGCGGCATAGAAGCCGGCACCTACACCGAATACACCTCCGACCCCGACGCCAATTACAAAGTTGTCATCGACATCGACGCCAGCAAAGTTGAACCCACCGTCGCCTACCCCCACATTCCCAGTAACGGGCGCGTGGCGGGCAGCGACAAGATTGCCGTCACACACGCTTACGTGGGCAGTTGCACCAACGGACGCATCGGCGACCTGCGCGACGTGGCCCGCATCCTCAAGGGCCGCAAAGTGGCCGAAGGCGTGCAGATGATCGTGGTTCCCGCCACGCAGGCCATCTGGAAACAGGCCGCGCAAGAAGGGCTGATGGAAATTTTTGTGGACGCAGGCGCGAGCGTCAGCTACCCCAGTTGCGGCGCCTGCCTCGGGATGCACTCCGGCGTTCTGGGGCCAGACGACGTGTGTATCAGCTCGACCAACCGCAACTTCGTCGGGCGCATGGGCGACCCCACCGCGCAGATTTATTTGGCGAGTCCCGCGACGGTGGCCGCCAGTGCCGTGGCCGGATTCATAGCTGATCCCCGCGCCTACAACGCCGACGGCAGCAACGCGGCAGACTGA
- a CDS encoding MBL fold metallo-hydrolase yields MSLPSSARSTWTQHRRVGEADVYSLTDGQFGLDGGAMFGNVPKVLWERRAPADHLNRIRLRINPLLIRLGGRNILVETGFWDGGDEKFETIYALDRDETLFRGLEEVGLTPDDIHTVINTHLHFDHAGRNTTLLGDPTFPNARYVVQAAELQEATHTHERNRASYIPETFQPILDAGLFDAVDGEQELLPGLSVLPVPGHNLGQQAVVLRSGGQTLVYTADMLPTLAHAPYPYITGYDLYPVTTLEHKRKYLPQWYEAGALICTPHDPDVAFAKLVEGKKGGFELVAAE; encoded by the coding sequence ATGTCTCTCCCCAGTTCTGCCCGTTCCACTTGGACTCAACATCGCCGCGTTGGTGAAGCTGACGTGTATTCCCTGACAGACGGCCAATTCGGGCTAGACGGCGGCGCGATGTTCGGCAACGTGCCCAAGGTGCTGTGGGAACGCCGCGCCCCTGCCGATCATCTGAACCGGATTCGCCTAAGAATCAATCCGCTGCTGATCCGCTTGGGTGGCCGCAACATCCTAGTCGAAACTGGCTTTTGGGACGGCGGCGACGAGAAGTTCGAAACAATCTATGCCCTAGACCGCGATGAGACGCTGTTTCGGGGGCTGGAAGAAGTGGGCCTGACGCCGGACGACATTCACACCGTCATCAATACACACCTGCATTTTGACCATGCCGGACGCAATACCACGCTCTTGGGCGATCCAACATTTCCCAACGCCCGCTACGTGGTGCAGGCCGCCGAGTTGCAGGAAGCCACGCACACCCACGAGCGCAACCGCGCCAGCTACATTCCCGAAACCTTTCAGCCCATCCTAGACGCGGGACTCTTCGACGCTGTAGACGGCGAGCAAGAGCTTCTGCCGGGCCTGAGCGTGCTGCCGGTGCCGGGGCATAATCTGGGGCAACAGGCGGTAGTTCTCCGCAGTGGCGGCCAAACGCTCGTGTACACCGCCGATATGCTGCCTACACTGGCCCACGCGCCCTATCCGTACATCACGGGCTATGACCTGTACCCCGTGACCACGCTGGAGCACAAGCGCAAGTATCTGCCCCAGTGGTACGAAGCAGGCGCACTGATCTGCACGCCGCACGATCCCGATGTGGCGTTTGCAAAGTTGGTAGAAGGCAAAAAGGGCGGGTTTGAGTTGGTGGCGGCGGAGTAG
- the trpA gene encoding tryptophan synthase subunit alpha yields MTAVSQTRGAARIHAAFAEAQAQGRAAFIPFMTAGYPSAAEFPAVADALLSRADLLEVGIPYSDPLGDGPTIQRASEKALDGGTSTRRTLQLVADLRVRHDKPIVIMTYVNPIYAVGPREFMRLAQAAGVDGLILPDLPPDQDIEIAALAEEYGLAVTFLIAPTSTPARVRLVAEACTGFLYAVSVTGVTGTREGAALNEVPAMLALARQFAHVPIAVGFGVKDAATASQVAQQADGVVVGSAFINAVRDGQDVGALAAEIAEGCRKL; encoded by the coding sequence ATGACTGCCGTCTCCCAGACACGCGGAGCCGCCCGCATCCACGCCGCTTTTGCCGAAGCTCAGGCGCAGGGCCGCGCCGCTTTCATCCCCTTCATGACCGCCGGATACCCCAGCGCCGCCGAGTTCCCCGCCGTAGCCGACGCCCTGCTTTCGCGGGCCGACTTGCTGGAAGTGGGCATTCCCTATTCCGACCCCCTCGGAGACGGCCCCACCATCCAGCGGGCCAGTGAGAAGGCGCTGGACGGCGGCACGAGTACCCGGCGTACCCTGCAACTGGTGGCCGATTTGCGCGTGCGGCACGACAAACCCATCGTCATCATGACTTACGTGAATCCCATCTACGCCGTCGGCCCGCGTGAATTTATGCGGCTGGCACAAGCAGCAGGCGTAGATGGCCTCATCTTGCCCGATCTGCCGCCTGACCAAGACATAGAAATCGCGGCGCTGGCAGAAGAATACGGCCTCGCGGTCACGTTCTTGATCGCGCCCACCAGCACTCCGGCCCGCGTGCGCCTCGTGGCTGAAGCCTGCACCGGATTCCTGTACGCCGTGAGCGTCACGGGGGTCACCGGAACCCGCGAGGGAGCGGCGCTGAATGAAGTGCCTGCCATGCTCGCCCTCGCCCGCCAGTTTGCTCATGTGCCGATTGCCGTGGGCTTCGGTGTGAAAGACGCCGCTACCGCCTCGCAAGTGGCCCAGCAGGCTGACGGGGTGGTGGTAGGCAGCGCCTTCATCAATGCCGTGCGGGACGGGCAGGATGTCGGAGCATTGGCAGCGGAGATTGCCGAAGGGTGCAGAAAGCTGTAA
- the trpB gene encoding tryptophan synthase subunit beta — MTLKLSDLTLLLPDYPQPDPRGRFGRFGGRYVPETLIPALDELEEAYRNAKKDPSFLNELDRLLREFVGRPSPLYLAQRLTDYAGGAKIYLKREDFNYTGAHKINNCLAQGLLAVRMGKKRVVAETGAGQHGVASATAAALLGLDCVVYMGAEDIRRQELNVFRMKLLGAEVREVTSGTKTLKDATNEAIRDWVTNVRDTFYILGSVVGPHPYPAMVRDFQSIIGEETKVQLEALEGRQAPDAIVACVGGGSNAIGIFAPYAYLPAHQRPRLIGTEAAGEGVHTGKHAASVAGGRVGVLHGSLMYLLNDDEGQIVPPHSISAGLDYPGIGPEHCFYSETGLAEYVPVTDAQALEALSLLTRLEGILPALESAHAIYHAVELARELGPDGIIVVNLSGRGDKDVSEVMRLLDLEKLNTEKHDAHVAVAEKVEVIA, encoded by the coding sequence ATGACCCTCAAGCTGTCCGATCTGACGCTGCTGCTGCCCGATTATCCGCAGCCTGACCCGCGTGGGCGCTTTGGCCGTTTTGGTGGCCGCTACGTGCCAGAAACGCTGATTCCGGCGCTGGACGAACTGGAAGAGGCCTACCGCAACGCCAAAAAAGACCCCAGTTTCCTGAATGAACTTGACCGATTGCTGCGTGAATTCGTGGGCCGTCCCAGCCCGCTGTACTTGGCGCAGCGCCTCACCGATTACGCGGGTGGGGCCAAGATTTACCTCAAGCGCGAGGATTTTAATTACACGGGCGCACACAAAATTAATAACTGCTTGGCACAGGGCTTACTGGCCGTGCGAATGGGCAAAAAGCGCGTGGTGGCCGAAACAGGTGCGGGGCAACACGGCGTCGCCAGTGCCACCGCCGCCGCTTTGTTGGGGCTGGACTGCGTGGTGTACATGGGCGCGGAAGATATTCGCCGCCAAGAACTGAACGTGTTCCGCATGAAGCTCTTGGGTGCAGAAGTGCGCGAGGTGACCAGCGGCACCAAGACCCTGAAGGACGCCACCAACGAGGCCATTCGGGATTGGGTCACCAACGTGCGGGACACCTTTTACATCTTAGGCAGCGTGGTGGGGCCGCACCCCTACCCCGCGATGGTGCGCGATTTCCAGAGCATCATCGGTGAGGAAACGAAGGTGCAGCTTGAGGCGCTGGAAGGCCGCCAAGCCCCCGACGCCATCGTGGCCTGCGTGGGCGGCGGCTCCAACGCCATCGGTATTTTTGCGCCCTATGCCTATCTGCCCGCCCACCAGCGCCCCCGCCTGATTGGCACGGAAGCCGCCGGAGAAGGCGTGCATACGGGCAAGCACGCCGCGTCGGTGGCAGGCGGGCGTGTGGGCGTGCTGCACGGCTCTCTGATGTATCTGCTGAACGACGATGAAGGCCAAATCGTGCCGCCGCACTCCATCAGCGCGGGGCTGGATTACCCCGGCATCGGGCCGGAACACTGCTTTTATTCCGAAACCGGGCTGGCCGAATACGTGCCCGTGACCGACGCGCAGGCGTTGGAAGCCCTGAGCCTGCTGACCCGTCTGGAAGGCATTCTGCCTGCGCTGGAGAGCGCCCACGCCATCTATCACGCCGTCGAACTGGCCCGCGAACTTGGGCCGGACGGAATCATCGTGGTCAACCTCAGCGGGCGCGGCGACAAGGACGTGTCGGAAGTGATGCGCCTCCTAGATTTGGAGAAGTTGAACACCGAAAAGCATGACGCGCATGTCGCTGTTGCTGAAAAAGTCGAGGTCATCGCATGA
- the gluQRS gene encoding tRNA glutamyl-Q(34) synthetase GluQRS yields the protein MSVGRYAPSPTGGMHLGNARTALLAWLHTRSAGGKHILRFEDLDGSRVRGWAYDATRRDLEWLGLDWDEEYLQSERLDLYAEAVARLDSYRCTCTRREIEAAIQDSAGAPHGIEAVYPGICRGKQADPARPAALRWKASDQTVCASDFLTRQTLCQQLPTEVGDIVLRRNDGVFAYHLAVVVDDAAMGVTDVLRGLDLWTATPRQIALQRALGYPQPRYLHVPLMTDYAGERLAKRGGAPPVMALRERGEDAGRVLSAVAHSLGHGFWPQPLPPEVALDELLMLWRSKLEQLQP from the coding sequence ATGAGTGTTGGCCGCTACGCCCCAAGTCCGACAGGCGGGATGCATCTGGGCAATGCCCGCACCGCGCTACTGGCGTGGCTGCATACCCGGTCTGCCGGGGGGAAGCACATCCTGCGCTTCGAGGATTTGGACGGCAGCCGGGTACGCGGCTGGGCCTACGACGCTACCCGCCGCGATCTGGAGTGGCTGGGCCTCGACTGGGATGAGGAATATCTGCAATCCGAGCGGCTGGATTTGTATGCGGAAGCAGTGGCGCGGCTGGATTCTTACCGCTGCACTTGCACCCGCCGCGAAATAGAGGCGGCCATTCAGGACAGCGCGGGCGCTCCACACGGCATAGAAGCGGTGTATCCGGGCATTTGCCGGGGCAAGCAGGCTGACCCAGCCCGGCCCGCCGCCCTGCGCTGGAAGGCCTCAGACCAAACCGTGTGCGCCAGCGACTTCCTGACCCGCCAGACCCTCTGCCAGCAGTTGCCCACCGAGGTTGGAGACATCGTGCTGAGGCGCAACGACGGCGTATTTGCCTACCATCTGGCGGTGGTGGTGGACGACGCCGCGATGGGCGTGACCGACGTGCTGCGCGGCCTAGACCTCTGGACGGCGACGCCCCGTCAGATCGCGCTTCAGCGGGCGTTGGGCTATCCGCAGCCCCGGTATTTACACGTTCCTCTGATGACCGATTACGCCGGGGAACGCCTCGCCAAACGCGGGGGAGCGCCGCCTGTGATGGCGCTACGTGAAAGGGGAGAGGATGCAGGGAGGGTGCTATCGGCCGTCGCTCATTCGTTGGGGCACGGCTTCTGGCCTCAGCCGTTGCCGCCCGAAGTCGCGCTAGACGAGCTTCTGATGCTCTGGCGTTCTAAGCTGGAGCAGCTTCAGCCCTAG
- a CDS encoding ParA family protein, with the protein MPKVLAVTSEKGGVGKSTLAVHLAGALAERGLKVALIDEDPRVGSSIRWAARGMNLGGSGVGGAGLPFAVYEADDVKPKKLAALDAVVIDTEGRPKRKELRQLADRADLILVPSGTSALELEATLELMDFLQSDADAARRARVVLTRVPPVGRAGEEAREDLREAGATVCNTLVRAYAAYQRAAELGTLARDVRDPRADTAWEDMLALSREVL; encoded by the coding sequence ATGCCAAAAGTGTTAGCCGTCACAAGTGAAAAAGGCGGCGTGGGCAAAAGCACGCTGGCCGTGCATCTGGCCGGAGCGTTGGCCGAACGAGGACTGAAAGTGGCCCTGATCGACGAAGACCCCCGCGTGGGCAGCAGCATTCGCTGGGCAGCGCGGGGAATGAATCTGGGTGGCTCAGGGGTGGGCGGCGCGGGCCTGCCGTTCGCCGTGTACGAGGCCGACGACGTGAAACCCAAGAAACTGGCCGCGCTGGACGCCGTCGTCATTGACACGGAAGGCCGTCCCAAACGCAAGGAACTGCGTCAACTCGCAGACCGCGCCGACTTGATTTTGGTGCCCAGTGGAACCTCGGCGCTGGAGTTGGAAGCCACGCTGGAACTGATGGATTTCCTTCAGAGTGACGCCGATGCCGCCCGCAGAGCGCGTGTGGTGCTGACCCGCGTACCGCCCGTGGGCCGAGCCGGAGAAGAAGCCCGCGAGGACTTGCGCGAGGCCGGGGCAACCGTGTGCAATACGCTGGTGCGGGCCTACGCCGCGTACCAGAGGGCCGCCGAATTGGGCACGCTGGCCCGCGACGTGCGCGATCCCCGTGCCGACACCGCTTGGGAAGACATGCTGGCGTTATCGCGCGAGGTGCTATGA
- a CDS encoding PIG-L deacetylase family protein: MTAEPISNDTHTAPNTQPTILAVFAHPDDEAFSVGGTLTHYARKGVRVVLACATRGEAGKITVPGMTVDDLGVQREQELREACKALEIEPPIFLDYHDSGRHERTRTDDPLAMLNVNPLDVETKLRALIADLRPQVILTFDPHGGYGHVDHLQIHRATSAAFFSTGHLPGGGPQRLYFTALTLEAAQMVSQLGQDLDPLIYGVDASTIAVTMNVAPYAENKKAALAAHGTQMGAESLVGRMKPEEREAMEVGMLGNENFSIGGTRTGLPAFPLRGLFDGLAGFEAVDGE; encoded by the coding sequence ATGACTGCCGAGCCGATCTCCAATGACACGCACACTGCACCCAACACCCAGCCCACCATTTTGGCTGTGTTCGCCCACCCCGACGACGAGGCCTTCAGCGTAGGCGGAACCCTGACCCACTACGCAAGGAAGGGGGTTCGCGTGGTGCTGGCCTGTGCCACACGCGGCGAAGCGGGCAAAATCACGGTGCCGGGCATGACGGTGGATGATCTCGGCGTGCAGCGCGAGCAGGAACTCCGGGAAGCTTGCAAGGCGCTGGAAATCGAGCCGCCCATCTTTCTCGATTATCACGATTCGGGCCGCCACGAACGCACGCGCACCGATGACCCCCTTGCCATGCTGAACGTCAATCCGCTGGATGTCGAAACCAAATTGCGGGCGTTGATCGCCGACCTTCGCCCCCAAGTGATCCTGACCTTCGACCCACACGGCGGCTACGGCCACGTCGATCATTTACAGATTCACCGGGCCACCAGCGCGGCGTTTTTCAGCACCGGGCACCTGCCGGGGGGCGGGCCACAGCGCCTGTATTTCACAGCCCTCACCCTAGAGGCCGCCCAGATGGTGTCGCAGTTGGGCCAAGACCTCGACCCCCTGATCTATGGTGTGGACGCCAGCACCATCGCCGTCACCATGAACGTGGCCCCCTATGCCGAGAACAAAAAGGCCGCCCTCGCCGCACACGGCACCCAAATGGGCGCAGAGAGTCTGGTGGGCCGCATGAAGCCCGAGGAACGGGAAGCGATGGAAGTGGGCATGCTGGGCAACGAAAACTTCAGCATCGGCGGCACGCGAACCGGGTTGCCTGCCTTCCCCTTGCGCGGGTTGTTCGACGGACTGGCAGGCTTTGAAGCGGTGGACGGGGAATAA
- a CDS encoding roadblock/LC7 domain-containing protein gives MIEALMETRGVRHALLVNAQGEIVTAAGPRGPEADADLNLVAAGRAVIASLQATQGSGEWNDLLLDVDGGPVLLTPVGDQILLAAFDDVASLGRIRFAVRRLLGQI, from the coding sequence ATGATCGAAGCCCTGATGGAAACGCGCGGTGTGCGTCACGCCCTGTTGGTGAATGCACAAGGCGAGATCGTGACCGCCGCCGGGCCGCGTGGCCCCGAAGCCGACGCTGACCTGAATTTGGTGGCCGCAGGCCGCGCCGTGATTGCCAGCCTGCAAGCCACGCAGGGCAGCGGCGAATGGAACGACCTGCTCCTCGACGTCGACGGTGGCCCCGTGCTGCTGACTCCGGTGGGCGATCAGATTTTGCTGGCCGCTTTCGATGACGTTGCTAGCCTAGGCCGAATCCGCTTCGCCGTGCGCCGATTGTTGGGCCAGATCTAG
- a CDS encoding roadblock/LC7 domain-containing protein, giving the protein MKLEPLHAIPGVVASALVGPDGLPIEMYGEAGDALAAELASLRASLDRTGRRLGAGEVTRMAFTSERVEVVALSSGEFVLGAAMLRGSDTRAAQQALARLALDLTDLPKVDDA; this is encoded by the coding sequence GTGAAACTTGAACCCCTGCACGCTATTCCCGGTGTGGTCGCCAGCGCTTTGGTCGGCCCAGACGGCCTTCCTATAGAAATGTACGGCGAAGCAGGCGACGCCCTCGCCGCTGAACTCGCCTCGCTGCGGGCCAGTCTAGACCGCACGGGCCGCCGCCTCGGGGCCGGAGAAGTGACCCGCATGGCCTTTACCAGTGAGCGAGTTGAAGTGGTCGCGCTCTCCAGCGGTGAATTCGTGCTGGGCGCGGCCATGTTGCGCGGCAGCGACACCCGCGCCGCCCAGCAAGCCTTGGCCCGCCTCGCCCTCGACCTCACCGATTTGCCCAAGGTGGACGACGCATGA
- a CDS encoding roadblock/LC7 domain-containing protein, which translates to MLTHLSQLVTDVDGAWAAAIGGLDGLLVEGHTATTADLNLLVAEHAGLLRTASAAYSQTLNGGQTRELYLRGERLSVYLHPINADFFLLLALDGRSNLGQARLYGRDTARKLEGFL; encoded by the coding sequence ATGCTGACTCACCTCTCGCAACTTGTGACCGATGTAGACGGCGCGTGGGCTGCGGCCATCGGCGGTCTGGACGGGCTGTTGGTGGAAGGCCACACCGCGACCACCGCAGACCTGAATTTACTGGTGGCCGAACATGCCGGACTGCTCCGCACCGCCAGCGCCGCCTACAGCCAAACCCTCAACGGAGGCCAGACCCGCGAACTGTACCTGCGCGGCGAACGCCTCAGCGTGTACCTGCATCCCATCAACGCCGATTTCTTTTTGCTGCTGGCCCTCGATGGCCGTAGCAATCTGGGTCAGGCGCGGCTGTATGGCCGGGACACCGCCCGCAAACTGGAAGGCTTCTTGTGA
- a CDS encoding family 43 glycosylhydrolase: protein MHPSSTTRSSRSRAAWPMLGLVGLLSACNTLQTPDKTVKLTYSNPLTIKKADGTRVESCADPAVIQSRTPGDTNWYLYCTTDPHNTKDVDANNNLNFHLISMAKSPDLVNWTYIGDAFTTKPDWVKDDAGLWAPNIEYLNGKYYLYYTASDTKARGSAIGVATSTSPTGPWTDSGTPVVEPQGPPGGNPDDRRWVFDSEVITDDAGQNWMYYGSYFGGISVRKLSADGLKTDAATQKEVAIDNRYEGAQVVKHGGFYYLMLSAANCCNGPLTGYSMFTGRSASPTGPFVDKEGVSLLDPRTGGTPLISMNGNRWVGPGHNAVFTDAGGQDWTMYHAIDLNDPYFTPGGVNKRPVLLDPLDWVDEWPTVRAGNWASDSVMPAPAAQAGQLSAYKPNPPKPDVLGNTLSAFNDDFSGPALAPRWTWVRPPAAAEAGLENGALRFATQPADLFENSNNASVLTQNAPAGDYAVDIKLQSDLPDEGCCFNYAQGGLLIYGDDDNFIKLGVTSIWNTRQIEFAKEQNPVADKFPRYGNTVLSAPGRETWLRIVRRASSVAGAGETYTAYSSRDGMSWTKGGTWTHKLGQAKIGLFSMGGAGFTSRFDSVRVYSLK from the coding sequence ATGCACCCATCCAGCACCACCCGTTCTAGCCGTTCCCGTGCCGCGTGGCCCATGCTCGGCCTCGTGGGCCTCTTGTCGGCCTGCAACACCCTTCAGACCCCCGACAAGACCGTGAAGCTGACCTACAGCAACCCGTTGACGATCAAGAAGGCAGACGGCACCAGAGTGGAATCTTGCGCCGATCCCGCCGTGATCCAGTCGCGCACGCCCGGCGACACCAACTGGTATCTGTACTGCACCACCGACCCGCACAACACCAAGGATGTGGACGCCAACAACAACCTCAACTTTCACCTGATCAGCATGGCGAAATCGCCTGATCTGGTGAACTGGACATACATCGGTGACGCCTTTACCACCAAGCCCGACTGGGTGAAGGACGACGCGGGGCTGTGGGCACCCAACATCGAGTATCTGAACGGCAAGTACTACCTGTACTACACCGCCAGCGACACCAAAGCGCGGGGCAGCGCGATAGGCGTGGCGACCAGCACTTCGCCTACTGGCCCGTGGACAGACAGCGGCACCCCGGTGGTGGAACCCCAAGGCCCGCCCGGAGGCAATCCCGATGACCGCCGCTGGGTCTTCGATTCCGAAGTGATTACCGACGATGCGGGCCAGAACTGGATGTACTACGGCAGCTACTTCGGCGGAATCTCGGTGCGGAAACTCAGCGCCGATGGCCTGAAAACCGACGCGGCCACCCAGAAAGAAGTGGCGATAGACAACCGCTACGAGGGCGCTCAAGTCGTGAAACACGGCGGCTTCTATTACCTGATGCTGTCGGCGGCCAACTGCTGCAACGGCCCTCTGACCGGCTACAGCATGTTCACCGGGCGCTCGGCCTCTCCGACTGGCCCGTTCGTAGACAAGGAAGGCGTGTCGCTGCTCGATCCCCGCACAGGCGGCACTCCCCTGATCAGCATGAACGGCAACCGCTGGGTCGGCCCCGGCCACAACGCGGTTTTTACCGATGCAGGGGGTCAGGACTGGACGATGTACCACGCCATAGACCTGAACGATCCCTACTTCACCCCCGGCGGCGTGAACAAGCGCCCCGTGCTGCTTGATCCGCTGGACTGGGTAGACGAATGGCCCACCGTGCGGGCGGGCAACTGGGCCTCGGACAGCGTGATGCCCGCGCCCGCCGCTCAGGCCGGACAACTCAGTGCCTACAAGCCCAATCCCCCCAAACCCGACGTGCTGGGCAACACCCTCAGCGCCTTCAACGACGATTTCAGTGGCCCCGCCCTCGCCCCGCGCTGGACTTGGGTTCGTCCGCCCGCCGCCGCAGAAGCCGGGCTGGAAAACGGTGCACTGCGCTTTGCCACCCAGCCCGCCGACCTGTTCGAGAACAGCAACAACGCCTCGGTGCTGACTCAGAACGCGCCCGCAGGCGACTACGCCGTAGACATCAAGCTGCAAAGCGACCTGCCCGACGAAGGCTGCTGCTTCAACTACGCGCAGGGCGGCCTGCTGATCTACGGCGACGACGACAACTTCATCAAGCTGGGCGTGACCTCTATCTGGAATACGCGCCAGATCGAGTTTGCCAAAGAGCAAAACCCAGTGGCCGACAAATTCCCGCGCTACGGCAACACCGTACTATCGGCACCGGGCCGCGAAACGTGGCTCAGAATCGTGCGCCGGGCCAGCTCAGTTGCCGGAGCGGGCGAAACTTACACCGCCTATTCCAGCCGCGACGGCATGAGCTGGACGAAAGGCGGCACGTGGACGCACAAGCTGGGGCAGGCCAAAATCGGACTGTTTTCTATGGGCGGCGCGGGCTTCACCAGTCGGTTCGACAGCGTGCGGGTGTATAGCTTGAAGTGA